A region from the Salifodinibacter halophilus genome encodes:
- a CDS encoding DUF445 family protein, whose product MIPSLPDPTIWNYLSMPVITAIVGYITNVAAIWMMFHPVRFVGIKRLRLGWQGVVPRRASTMSGIAVDTIVGPLITREDIVGRLDADALAERLRHSSEELADAIVDEIASQYFPTTWESMPASLKAQARRRVRQQAPWVVRDLIADLQGEIDSLLDLKHLVTHALIADKRLLNHIFKQIGHREFVFIARAGGIFGFLFGLIQMSVWAAWQPWWLLPVFGALVGGATNWVALKMIFNPRQPRRIGPFRVQGVFFRRQAAVAGQYGRLVAERLLTPDNLASAIFTGPRAYRFRARVAARIERGFDDALGPLQPLGWLAVGRMRRALIRGAAANSLARGQQMIEANRDDLTRRIGLADLLADRLRSLAPVDFERMLRPAFEQDEWLLILAGAALGTAAGVFQLITLFTSVIVHAL is encoded by the coding sequence GTGATTCCCTCACTGCCCGATCCGACGATCTGGAATTATCTGTCGATGCCGGTGATAACGGCCATTGTTGGCTATATCACCAACGTGGCTGCGATCTGGATGATGTTTCATCCGGTTCGTTTTGTCGGCATTAAACGGCTGCGGCTTGGCTGGCAAGGCGTGGTGCCGCGGCGTGCGTCGACCATGTCGGGCATCGCCGTCGACACTATCGTGGGACCGCTGATCACGCGCGAGGATATTGTAGGCCGGCTCGACGCGGACGCGCTGGCCGAACGCTTGCGACACTCGAGCGAAGAACTGGCCGACGCCATCGTGGACGAGATTGCGAGCCAGTACTTCCCCACGACGTGGGAAAGCATGCCGGCATCGCTTAAGGCACAAGCGCGGCGCCGTGTACGCCAGCAGGCGCCGTGGGTGGTGCGCGATCTGATCGCCGATCTGCAAGGCGAAATCGACTCACTGCTGGATTTAAAACATCTGGTCACGCATGCGCTCATTGCTGATAAGCGTCTGCTGAACCATATCTTCAAACAAATCGGACATCGCGAATTTGTTTTCATAGCGCGCGCCGGCGGCATTTTCGGGTTTTTGTTCGGCCTGATTCAGATGTCGGTCTGGGCGGCCTGGCAGCCGTGGTGGTTGTTGCCGGTTTTTGGCGCACTTGTTGGTGGTGCCACCAACTGGGTCGCGCTCAAGATGATTTTTAATCCGCGCCAGCCACGCCGGATCGGACCGTTTCGGGTGCAGGGTGTTTTTTTCCGTCGTCAGGCAGCGGTTGCCGGTCAGTATGGTCGACTAGTCGCCGAACGCTTACTGACGCCCGATAATCTGGCGTCGGCGATATTCACCGGGCCCAGGGCGTATCGCTTCCGAGCGCGCGTGGCCGCACGCATCGAACGTGGTTTCGATGACGCGTTGGGGCCGTTGCAGCCGCTGGGGTGGCTGGCAGTCGGCCGAATGCGGCGGGCATTGATACGCGGCGCGGCCGCCAACAGCTTGGCCCGGGGGCAGCAGATGATTGAGGCGAATCGCGATGATTTGACGCGGCGTATCGGTTTGGCTGATTTATTGGCCGATCGATTGCGTTCGCTTGCGCCGGTCGACTTCGAGCGCATGCTGCGGCCGGCATTCGAGCAGGACGAATGGTTGTTGATATTGGCCGGCGCAGCGCTCGGCACCGCGGCCGGCGTGTTTCAACTAATCACGCTTTTTACCAGCGTGATCGTTCATGCACTTTAA
- a CDS encoding acyl-CoA thioesterase, with protein MAEHDITLRFLTEPSDVNFGGKVHGGQVMKWIDHAGYSCAANWSGCYCVTAYVGGIQFVAPINVGDLVTLHAELMYTGRSSMHISVSVHARNPRYVDNQLTTHCILVFVALDDDGAKAPVPTFQPSSVHEQRLNTYARRMIELREAGQTEAQAFENELRNGGADNDPAAE; from the coding sequence ATGGCCGAACACGACATTACCCTGCGTTTTCTGACCGAGCCATCGGATGTCAACTTCGGCGGCAAGGTCCATGGCGGCCAGGTCATGAAATGGATCGACCACGCCGGCTATAGCTGTGCCGCCAACTGGAGCGGCTGCTATTGCGTGACGGCGTACGTCGGCGGCATTCAGTTCGTGGCACCGATAAACGTCGGCGACCTGGTCACCCTGCACGCTGAATTAATGTATACAGGCCGCTCGAGCATGCATATCTCGGTCAGTGTTCACGCACGTAACCCACGCTATGTCGACAATCAGCTGACCACGCACTGCATCCTCGTCTTCGTCGCACTCGATGACGACGGCGCCAAGGCTCCGGTGCCCACCTTCCAACCAAGTTCGGTACACGAACAGCGACTCAATACCTATGCACGCCGCATGATTGAGTTGCGCGAAGCAGGCCAGACAGAGGCTCAGGCGTTCGAAAACGAACTCCGAAACGGCGGTGCGGATAACGATCCAGCTGCCGAGTAA
- the hemB gene encoding porphobilinogen synthase, translating into MQHPFTGRFPATRLRRSRAHAFSRRLCRESNLSADDLIEPLFVSDYAPGPVPSMPGVERRSIDALVDHAETSAQLGIPAVVLFPVIDPNAKTADGTEAENPDGLIPRTIRALKARVPDLGVITDVALDPYTSHGQDGVLDDSGRIINDETVERLVAQSLAHAEAGADIIAPSDMMDGRVGTIRDAFEANGYSETMIMAYAAKFASSFYGPFRDALGSAANLGMADKKTYQLDPGNGDEALREVALDLAEGADSVMVKPGMPYLDVVSRVREHFGVPTFAYQVSGEYAMLKAAAAQGWLDEASVVAESLTAFKRAGCDGILTYFAHDVAKQMAEAYN; encoded by the coding sequence ATGCAGCATCCGTTTACCGGCCGGTTCCCGGCCACGCGCCTGCGCCGGAGTCGCGCCCACGCTTTTTCCCGACGCCTATGCCGGGAATCAAATCTAAGTGCGGACGACCTGATTGAACCCTTGTTCGTCAGCGACTATGCGCCCGGGCCCGTACCCTCCATGCCCGGTGTCGAACGGCGCAGTATCGACGCCCTGGTCGACCACGCAGAAACCAGCGCCCAGCTCGGCATTCCGGCAGTCGTGTTGTTCCCAGTCATCGACCCGAACGCTAAAACGGCCGATGGCACCGAGGCCGAAAATCCCGATGGACTCATTCCACGCACGATTCGCGCTTTAAAGGCGCGCGTGCCAGACCTCGGTGTTATTACCGACGTCGCACTCGACCCTTATACCAGCCACGGCCAGGACGGCGTACTGGATGACAGCGGCCGAATCATTAACGACGAAACGGTCGAGCGACTCGTCGCCCAGTCGCTTGCGCACGCCGAAGCCGGCGCCGACATCATCGCACCATCCGACATGATGGACGGCCGTGTCGGCACAATCCGCGACGCATTCGAAGCCAATGGCTACAGTGAGACCATGATCATGGCCTATGCTGCGAAGTTCGCGTCGAGCTTCTACGGTCCATTTCGCGACGCGCTCGGCTCGGCCGCCAACCTCGGCATGGCAGACAAAAAGACATACCAACTCGACCCCGGCAATGGCGACGAAGCCCTTCGGGAGGTCGCCCTCGATCTGGCCGAAGGCGCAGACTCGGTCATGGTCAAACCCGGCATGCCCTATCTCGACGTGGTCTCACGCGTCCGCGAGCACTTTGGTGTGCCCACGTTTGCCTATCAGGTCTCCGGCGAATACGCCATGCTCAAGGCAGCGGCGGCACAAGGTTGGCTCGACGAAGCCAGCGTGGTCGCGGAATCGCTCACAGCGTTCAAACGGGCCGGCTGCGACGGCATCCTCACCTACTTCGCGCACGATGTCGCCAAACAGATGGCCGAGGCCTACAACTAA
- the xth gene encoding exodeoxyribonuclease III, whose protein sequence is MRVITFNANGIRAAERKGFFDWLTTQDADVVCIQELKAQPHQLQGMDAFWPAGFHCFYEGATNRKGYSGVAIYTRREPDEVIRGMGDAEFDAEGRYIEARFGSLSIASLYAPSGSSGDHRQDSKERYLAYFPKLLAEREAAPGDYLVCGDWNIAHNEIDLKNWKNNKKNSGFLPHERAWMDKLFGEWGFADVFRELNPNEDEFTWWSQRGRAWDNNVGWRIDYQVATPALAAKATAESVYREQRLSDHAPLTIDYDVAF, encoded by the coding sequence ATGCGCGTAATCACCTTCAATGCCAACGGCATCCGCGCTGCTGAACGCAAGGGTTTTTTCGACTGGCTGACCACGCAGGACGCCGACGTGGTCTGCATCCAGGAACTAAAAGCCCAGCCACACCAGCTTCAAGGCATGGATGCCTTCTGGCCGGCCGGTTTCCATTGCTTCTACGAAGGCGCGACGAACCGCAAGGGCTATTCCGGCGTTGCGATCTACACCCGGCGCGAACCGGATGAAGTCATTCGGGGTATGGGCGATGCCGAATTCGACGCCGAAGGACGCTACATCGAAGCGCGCTTCGGCTCATTATCCATCGCCAGCCTGTATGCGCCGAGCGGTTCGTCAGGCGATCACCGGCAGGACTCAAAAGAGCGCTACCTAGCCTATTTTCCCAAACTGCTGGCCGAGCGTGAAGCCGCGCCCGGTGATTATCTGGTTTGTGGCGACTGGAACATCGCCCACAACGAAATCGACCTCAAGAACTGGAAAAACAATAAGAAAAATTCGGGCTTTTTACCGCACGAACGCGCATGGATGGACAAACTGTTTGGCGAATGGGGGTTTGCCGACGTCTTTCGCGAACTGAATCCAAACGAGGACGAATTCACCTGGTGGTCGCAGCGCGGCCGAGCATGGGACAACAACGTCGGCTGGCGGATTGACTACCAGGTCGCCACGCCAGCGCTGGCTGCCAAAGCCACGGCCGAGTCAGTCTACCGCGAGCAACGCTTGTCCGACCATGCGCCGCTGACCATCGACTATGACGTCGCATTCTAG
- a CDS encoding DUF3301 domain-containing protein, giving the protein MTSFDLLPWLLGLAVGLLVWWHTLGARNVARRAAKRHCREHGLYFIDELAFKGWRLDRGRPNGWRIRRSYCFEFYQRGDQRYTGHVDVVGHRAARVHLEPHPTPDEAR; this is encoded by the coding sequence ATGACCTCGTTCGATCTCCTGCCCTGGCTATTGGGACTGGCCGTCGGTTTACTCGTGTGGTGGCACACGCTTGGCGCGCGTAATGTCGCGCGACGCGCTGCCAAACGTCATTGCCGTGAACACGGCCTCTATTTCATCGACGAGCTGGCATTTAAGGGATGGCGGCTAGACCGTGGCCGCCCCAATGGCTGGCGCATCCGCAGAAGTTACTGCTTCGAGTTCTACCAGCGCGGCGACCAACGCTACACTGGCCATGTTGACGTTGTCGGCCACCGTGCCGCCCGGGTCCATCTCGAACCACACCCCACGCCCGACGAGGCACGGTAA
- a CDS encoding sigma-70 family RNA polymerase sigma factor, whose product MPPACRTSRPNTVVDREQLAEWLVASADGDRIAFEKLYAATSSQLYASVLRILRSPERAQDVLQDAYVRIWQKAGTYAPERGAPLAWLKAVARYRGLDALRRKRPEVPMPEEPDMVARLLEDDQSLSPDEKNENQQSLDVVNKCLQTLQAKQRESVVLAYYQGLTHQELAERMNAPLGTVKSWVRRGLARLQACLAEQTG is encoded by the coding sequence ATGCCGCCCGCCTGCCGTACGTCGAGGCCCAATACCGTGGTTGACCGTGAACAATTAGCCGAATGGCTCGTGGCGAGCGCCGATGGCGACCGCATCGCGTTTGAAAAGCTCTACGCCGCGACGTCGTCGCAACTCTATGCTTCGGTGCTGCGTATCCTGCGCAGTCCGGAACGCGCGCAGGATGTGCTTCAAGATGCGTATGTGCGCATCTGGCAGAAGGCGGGCACGTATGCACCGGAACGTGGCGCACCGCTGGCCTGGCTGAAGGCCGTCGCGCGCTATCGGGGTTTGGACGCACTCAGGCGCAAGCGCCCGGAAGTACCGATGCCGGAAGAGCCGGACATGGTGGCGCGTCTGTTGGAAGACGACCAGAGTCTGTCGCCGGACGAGAAAAACGAAAACCAGCAGTCGTTGGACGTAGTCAATAAATGCCTGCAGACATTGCAGGCGAAGCAGCGCGAGAGTGTTGTATTGGCGTACTACCAGGGCCTAACGCACCAGGAATTAGCTGAGCGCATGAATGCGCCGCTGGGTACCGTCAAGAGTTGGGTACGCCGTGGATTGGCGCGGTTACAGGCCTGCCTGGCGGAACAAACCGGTTAG
- the pyrE gene encoding orotate phosphoribosyltransferase, with amino-acid sequence MTAPDADASQAFLRLAAEHDALKFGEFTLKSGRVSPYFFNLGAIASGDGLRRLAEFYAHALASAGIAFDTVFGPAYKGIPLAAALATELAGRGIDAGFAYNRKEAKDHGEGGSLVGAPVTGRVVIIDDVMTAGTAVREAIETIRGAGGEVAAVLIALDRDECGADARSPTAALEADEGIPTIAVAGLADVLAYARRENIGPGTEAAIEAYRAEYGA; translated from the coding sequence ATGACCGCACCCGACGCCGACGCTAGCCAAGCGTTTCTACGACTGGCGGCCGAGCATGACGCACTTAAGTTTGGTGAATTCACGCTTAAATCCGGCCGAGTGAGCCCGTATTTTTTCAACCTGGGCGCGATTGCGTCGGGCGATGGGTTGCGCCGTCTAGCTGAGTTTTACGCCCATGCGCTAGCTAGCGCCGGTATTGCGTTCGACACAGTCTTCGGCCCTGCCTACAAGGGGATCCCGTTGGCCGCGGCGCTTGCCACGGAATTAGCCGGGCGCGGCATCGATGCCGGCTTTGCCTACAATCGAAAAGAGGCCAAGGATCACGGTGAAGGCGGCAGCCTGGTCGGCGCGCCCGTGACGGGCCGTGTGGTGATCATCGACGATGTTATGACGGCCGGCACTGCAGTGCGCGAAGCGATTGAAACCATACGTGGCGCCGGTGGCGAAGTGGCGGCGGTTCTAATCGCACTCGATCGCGACGAGTGTGGCGCCGATGCACGCTCACCGACCGCCGCGCTCGAAGCCGACGAAGGTATCCCGACGATCGCGGTCGCGGGTCTAGCCGACGTGTTGGCTTATGCCCGGCGCGAAAATATAGGTCCCGGGACCGAAGCTGCCATCGAAGCCTACCGAGCCGAGTACGGCGCCTGA
- the crcB gene encoding fluoride efflux transporter CrcB — protein sequence MNVFTTMAAIGVGAALGANLRWALGLTLNYLLPQLPLGTLAANVLGAFLIGLAIALLAAAPVTMPAVFRPLVITGFLGALTTFSTFSAEIFNQLAEGRPLWAIAGIGAHVLMSLAAVALGVGLVGLARYGLSS from the coding sequence ATGAACGTATTCACGACCATGGCTGCAATCGGCGTGGGCGCTGCACTCGGCGCCAACCTACGCTGGGCGCTGGGTTTGACGCTGAATTATTTATTGCCGCAACTGCCTTTGGGGACGCTGGCGGCCAATGTGCTCGGTGCCTTCCTGATCGGGCTCGCGATCGCGCTGTTAGCTGCGGCCCCCGTTACCATGCCGGCCGTATTTCGACCGCTTGTCATTACCGGGTTTCTGGGCGCTCTAACCACGTTTTCGACATTCTCGGCGGAGATTTTCAACCAGTTGGCCGAGGGGCGGCCGCTGTGGGCCATTGCTGGCATCGGTGCACATGTCCTGATGTCATTGGCCGCTGTAGCCCTTGGTGTGGGGTTGGTCGGTCTGGCCCGCTACGGCCTGTCGTCGTAA
- the queA gene encoding tRNA preQ1(34) S-adenosylmethionine ribosyltransferase-isomerase QueA: protein MDKRDFDYNLPSQQIATHPPTQRRDARLLCLDRDTGALSDQTFAELPDQLTAGDVLVFNDTRVIPARLFGHKQSGGRVEILIEQILGQHQASAKIRANRAPTIGSRIQVGAAELMVAARDGELFTLETESSQPIAELVEHAGHTPLPPYIQRPDTADDRVRYQSVWARHDGAVAAPTASLHFDHALLTELAARGIETATVTLHVGAGTYQALRDGDIHTQRLHSERLSVDAHTCQTIDAARARSNRVVAIGTTVVRALETAAHAAPTDATIAPYNGETELFVKPGDTFHVTDAMLTNFHEPQSSLLMLVAAFAGHETVLNAYHHALAHDYRFLSYGDAMWIA from the coding sequence GTGGATAAACGCGATTTTGACTACAACCTGCCGTCACAGCAGATCGCGACGCATCCCCCAACGCAACGACGCGATGCGCGACTGCTATGTCTCGACCGAGACACCGGCGCACTGTCCGACCAAACGTTTGCCGAGCTGCCAGATCAGCTTACCGCCGGTGACGTGCTGGTTTTCAACGACACGCGGGTAATCCCGGCACGCTTATTCGGTCACAAACAAAGCGGCGGCCGGGTCGAGATACTCATCGAGCAGATTCTGGGCCAGCACCAAGCAAGCGCTAAAATCCGTGCCAACCGAGCCCCCACGATCGGCTCCCGTATCCAGGTCGGCGCAGCCGAATTGATGGTGGCAGCCCGCGACGGCGAATTATTCACGCTGGAAACCGAATCCTCGCAGCCAATCGCCGAATTGGTCGAACACGCCGGTCACACCCCATTGCCGCCCTATATACAGCGGCCGGACACTGCAGATGACCGCGTTCGCTATCAAAGCGTCTGGGCACGCCATGATGGCGCTGTGGCAGCGCCGACAGCCAGCCTGCATTTTGACCACGCGCTTCTTACCGAGCTCGCGGCTCGGGGCATCGAGACCGCCACCGTCACGCTCCATGTCGGTGCCGGCACCTATCAAGCGCTACGCGATGGCGACATCCACACACAACGCCTGCACAGCGAACGACTCAGCGTCGATGCGCACACCTGCCAGACAATCGACGCGGCCCGGGCACGATCGAACCGCGTGGTGGCGATCGGCACAACCGTGGTGCGCGCGCTCGAGACCGCCGCGCACGCCGCGCCCACCGATGCCACGATTGCGCCTTATAACGGCGAAACCGAGTTGTTCGTCAAACCCGGAGACACGTTCCACGTCACCGACGCGATGCTGACCAATTTCCACGAACCACAATCCAGCCTGTTGATGCTGGTTGCTGCATTCGCCGGACACGAAACGGTGCTAAACGCCTACCACCACGCTCTCGCCCACGATTATCGATTTCTGAGCTACGGCGATGCGATGTGGATCGCCTGA
- the moaA gene encoding GTP 3',8-cyclase MoaA — protein sequence MERRSSNPVQPTDQYNRGLSDLRISLTDRCNFRCTYCMPRELFGAEHLFLPKSELLDFDEIERLTRLFAGLGVHKLRLTGGEPLLRRGLPELVDRLARIDGIDDLCLTTNGSLLTHERAEALAASGLSRVTLSLDAIDDAVFRSINDVDYPVADVLGAIDNAQSAGLGPIKVNCVLQRGVNENQILPMIEQFRGTGVVPRFIEYMDVGASNGWRLDDVVPAREIVDTVRTEHDITALAPAAPGATANRWRLTDDSLQFGVIASITQPFCGGCSRARLSAIGELYTCLFGVHGRDLRALLRDGADDATIESTLASIWRTRTDRFSERRTAATQHETAGRRVEMSYIGG from the coding sequence ATGGAGCGGCGCTCGAGCAACCCCGTGCAACCGACCGATCAATACAATCGCGGCCTCAGCGATCTGCGGATCTCGCTGACTGATCGTTGCAACTTTCGCTGCACGTACTGCATGCCGCGTGAGCTTTTCGGCGCCGAGCATTTGTTCCTGCCGAAAAGCGAACTGCTCGACTTCGACGAGATCGAACGACTCACCCGGCTATTTGCCGGCTTGGGTGTCCATAAGCTCCGCCTGACAGGCGGCGAACCCCTGCTCCGACGCGGATTGCCAGAACTGGTCGACCGACTGGCGCGCATCGACGGCATTGACGACCTCTGTCTGACGACCAACGGGTCACTACTGACCCACGAACGCGCCGAGGCACTGGCCGCGAGCGGCCTGAGCCGGGTCACGCTCAGTCTCGATGCGATCGACGACGCGGTTTTCAGATCGATCAATGACGTCGATTACCCCGTTGCTGACGTGCTGGGCGCGATCGACAACGCGCAGAGTGCCGGACTGGGGCCGATCAAGGTGAACTGCGTACTACAACGCGGGGTCAATGAAAACCAGATCCTGCCCATGATCGAACAGTTTCGCGGCACGGGCGTGGTACCACGCTTCATCGAGTATATGGATGTCGGCGCGAGTAACGGCTGGCGGCTGGATGACGTGGTCCCGGCGCGCGAGATCGTCGACACCGTACGCACGGAACACGACATCACGGCATTAGCGCCGGCCGCGCCGGGTGCGACCGCCAACCGCTGGCGCTTAACCGACGACAGCCTGCAATTCGGCGTGATCGCGTCGATTACCCAGCCGTTCTGCGGCGGCTGTTCACGGGCACGGTTATCGGCAATCGGTGAGTTGTACACCTGCCTATTCGGCGTTCACGGTCGTGATCTGCGTGCATTGCTTCGTGATGGCGCCGACGACGCGACGATCGAGTCCACACTGGCTTCGATCTGGCGCACCCGCACCGACCGCTTCTCGGAGCGCCGGACCGCGGCGACGCAACATGAAACCGCCGGCCGGCGCGTCGAAATGTCTTATATCGGCGGCTGA
- a CDS encoding DsbA family protein, whose protein sequence is MSDDNPDRRRLIGAFAIPVFLVGILIIVALLILSAVGNGSRQSDADNSKRLSAATMKKFRQNYDQRGVAIGSKSAPVTIREFGDYQCPACGAFAPVAKKIRKQLVASGKVRYLFFDFPLSMHQNAPKAAVAARCAARQGDFWAYHDRLYATQAEWSESDKPMGHFLDLAVEAGVNTKTLKQCVANDATQDTVNAEKKVGQEIGVRATPTLLIGNRVITGGKPYEKIKELVSRQANKG, encoded by the coding sequence ATGAGCGACGATAACCCCGATCGCCGGCGCCTGATCGGCGCCTTTGCCATCCCGGTGTTCCTTGTCGGAATTCTCATCATCGTCGCACTCCTGATCCTTAGCGCTGTCGGCAATGGCTCGCGCCAGTCCGATGCGGACAACTCCAAGCGCCTCAGCGCGGCCACGATGAAAAAATTCCGCCAGAACTACGATCAGCGCGGCGTGGCGATCGGTTCTAAGAGCGCACCGGTGACAATCCGCGAGTTCGGCGACTATCAATGCCCAGCCTGCGGCGCCTTTGCCCCGGTCGCGAAAAAAATCCGCAAACAACTGGTGGCCAGCGGCAAGGTCCGGTATCTATTTTTCGACTTCCCGTTATCGATGCACCAGAACGCGCCCAAGGCGGCCGTCGCCGCGCGCTGCGCAGCGCGTCAAGGCGATTTCTGGGCCTACCACGACCGCTTATATGCCACTCAAGCTGAGTGGAGTGAAAGCGATAAGCCGATGGGCCATTTCCTCGACCTGGCCGTCGAAGCTGGCGTGAACACCAAAACGCTCAAACAATGCGTTGCCAATGATGCAACCCAGGATACGGTCAACGCCGAGAAAAAGGTCGGCCAGGAGATCGGCGTCCGCGCAACACCCACGCTGCTCATCGGCAATCGCGTCATAACCGGCGGCAAGCCGTATGAAAAGATCAAGGAACTGGTGTCGCGTCAGGCGAACAAGGGCTAG
- a CDS encoding aspartate/tyrosine/aromatic aminotransferase, with the protein MFENVDRVPGDAILGLIQEFQADNNPNKVDLGVGVYRDEYGRTPILETVHEAEKTRLTEEATKTYIGSHGDPEFGDSIQRLVFGAASPVLAANRATATQAPGGTGALRLAGDFCRTQFPTASIWLPTPTWPNHIGLFEAAGLPIKRYTYVDDNNQLDFAGMLADLKSIPAGDIVLLHACCHNPSGFDLNREQWQQVVDVVRDRGVLPLVDFAYQGFGNGLEDDAFGPRLVAESCDEALITQSCSKNFGLYRERIGCLIAVAHDESAMTDVRSQLATTARGNYSNPPAHGGAIVSTILNSEELSARWRDEVSAMRSRINALRSDLVDALAPYGLEQQFGHIANQRGMFSYTGLNSDQVERLKNEYSIYMVASGRANVAGLRQDNLDYVAGAISDVVNG; encoded by the coding sequence ATGTTTGAGAACGTGGACCGCGTCCCGGGTGACGCCATACTCGGCCTGATCCAAGAATTCCAGGCCGACAACAACCCCAATAAGGTGGACCTCGGTGTCGGCGTGTATCGCGACGAATACGGCCGCACACCGATTTTGGAAACCGTCCACGAAGCCGAAAAAACGCGCCTGACCGAGGAAGCAACCAAGACCTATATCGGCTCACACGGCGACCCCGAATTCGGTGACAGCATACAACGGCTGGTGTTCGGTGCAGCGTCGCCCGTGCTGGCTGCCAACCGGGCCACCGCCACCCAGGCGCCGGGCGGCACCGGCGCGCTACGGCTGGCCGGCGATTTCTGTCGCACCCAGTTCCCAACGGCCTCGATTTGGCTGCCCACACCGACCTGGCCGAACCACATCGGGCTGTTTGAGGCGGCCGGCCTGCCGATCAAGCGCTACACCTACGTCGACGATAATAATCAGCTCGACTTCGCCGGCATGCTGGCCGATTTGAAGTCGATCCCGGCCGGTGACATCGTTTTGTTGCATGCCTGCTGCCATAATCCATCCGGGTTTGATCTGAATCGCGAGCAATGGCAACAAGTAGTCGACGTGGTACGCGATCGCGGTGTGCTGCCACTGGTCGATTTCGCCTACCAAGGCTTCGGTAACGGGCTGGAAGACGACGCCTTCGGTCCGCGGCTGGTCGCCGAGTCCTGTGACGAAGCGCTGATCACCCAGTCCTGTTCCAAGAATTTCGGGCTTTATCGTGAACGCATCGGTTGCCTGATCGCGGTCGCTCACGACGAATCAGCCATGACCGATGTGCGCTCGCAGCTCGCCACGACGGCGCGCGGTAACTATTCCAACCCGCCCGCGCATGGCGGCGCAATCGTGTCGACCATCCTGAACTCCGAAGAGTTATCCGCACGCTGGCGCGACGAAGTTTCAGCGATGCGTAGCCGCATCAATGCCCTGCGCAGCGACCTGGTGGACGCACTCGCGCCCTATGGGCTCGAGCAGCAGTTCGGCCACATCGCCAACCAGCGCGGGATGTTCTCGTATACCGGCTTGAACAGCGACCAGGTCGAGCGGCTGAAAAACGAGTACAGCATCTACATGGTTGCATCCGGCCGGGCCAACGTCGCCGGTTTACGGCAGGACAACCTGGATTATGTGGCCGGCGCCATAAGCGACGTCGTCAACGGATAG